The proteins below are encoded in one region of Amycolatopsis magusensis:
- a CDS encoding helix-turn-helix transcriptional regulator produces MAVLGALTIEPMTGYALRQAIRDVLGHFWSESFGQIYPALAELERQGFVTRDGPDTTFTITDEGTRHLRDLLSQPIQATPPRNGLLLRLFLGRTLGVEACRTLLTTAKADARQRLQEFDALAEEMAAEPEHAANTPFWQLTVSAGRHSAHAAIAWADESLAALSHVE; encoded by the coding sequence ATGGCGGTGCTGGGCGCGCTGACCATCGAGCCGATGACGGGATACGCCCTGCGCCAAGCCATCCGGGACGTGCTCGGGCACTTCTGGAGCGAAAGCTTCGGCCAGATCTACCCGGCGCTCGCCGAGCTGGAACGCCAGGGCTTCGTCACCCGCGACGGCCCCGACACGACCTTCACCATCACCGACGAAGGCACCCGCCACCTGCGCGACCTGCTCAGCCAGCCGATCCAGGCCACGCCACCCCGCAACGGCCTGCTGCTGCGCTTGTTCCTGGGCCGCACCCTGGGCGTCGAGGCCTGCCGAACCCTTCTCACCACCGCCAAAGCCGACGCGCGACAACGGCTCCAGGAGTTCGACGCCCTGGCCGAGGAGATGGCCGCCGAACCGGAGCACGCCGCCAACACCCCGTTCTGGCAACTCACCGTCTCCGCCGGCCGCCACAGCGCCCACGCCGCCATCGCCTGGGCCGACGAAAGCCTGGCCGCCCTCTCCCACGTCGAATGA
- a CDS encoding lysyl oxidase family protein produces the protein MLRKYAALASVMLVTAITVSVPSPAATGFLLPDLRQAPPGCAGGFGGDPVTCTDWDVCLVIDPDKPGGTCVPGGLAHAARLRFTSSEDNIGEGPLLLYGHRDNTGQDKMSVRQALRTKDGWIPPDYSSAQRPTDAFTYYEPARDHRHWHLMNFEHFALVSKQGTVVVRDRKNGFCLGDRYRVPDADRLGRVPGDSGPDGELAKRLRDNMCGHHEPSALEVVEGISVGSGDDYKYTVDYQWLDITGVASGVYDLVNTVNSDRTLAELDYGNNASSVAVSIQWPSGPPTPNQKIGTAPVVEFLRSCPGRPRCA, from the coding sequence TTGCTCAGGAAATACGCCGCGCTGGCCAGCGTCATGCTGGTCACCGCGATCACGGTGTCCGTCCCCTCGCCCGCCGCGACCGGCTTTCTGCTGCCCGATCTGCGCCAGGCCCCGCCGGGCTGCGCGGGCGGTTTCGGCGGCGACCCCGTCACGTGCACGGACTGGGACGTCTGCCTGGTGATCGACCCGGACAAGCCGGGTGGCACATGCGTCCCAGGCGGACTGGCGCACGCGGCCCGGCTGCGTTTCACCAGCTCCGAGGACAACATCGGTGAAGGTCCGCTGCTGCTCTACGGCCACCGTGACAACACCGGCCAGGACAAGATGTCCGTGCGGCAGGCGCTTCGCACCAAGGACGGCTGGATCCCACCGGACTACAGCTCGGCGCAACGGCCCACCGACGCCTTCACCTACTACGAACCGGCGCGGGACCACCGGCACTGGCACCTGATGAACTTCGAGCACTTCGCGCTGGTCTCGAAGCAGGGCACCGTGGTGGTGCGCGACCGGAAGAACGGCTTCTGCCTCGGCGACCGCTACCGCGTCCCGGACGCCGACCGGCTGGGCCGCGTACCCGGCGACAGCGGTCCCGACGGTGAACTCGCCAAGCGCTTGCGCGACAACATGTGCGGTCACCACGAACCGTCGGCGCTGGAGGTCGTCGAGGGCATCTCGGTCGGTTCCGGCGACGACTACAAGTACACAGTGGACTACCAGTGGCTGGACATCACCGGCGTGGCCTCCGGGGTCTACGACCTGGTCAACACGGTCAACAGCGACCGGACGCTGGCGGAACTGGACTACGGGAACAACGCCTCGTCGGTGGCCGTGTCGATCCAGTGGCCCTCGGGTCCGCCGACGCCGAACCAGAAGATCGGCACCGCGCCGGTGGTGGAGTTCCTGCGCAGCTGCCCGGGCCGTCCCCGGTGCGCGTGA
- a CDS encoding polysaccharide deacetylase family protein produces MPGEPSARPVASVSLDLDNLWAYLKTHGDSRWEDRPSYLGTAVPRLLELFGEHQLSTTVFVVGADVVRDDGAGAVAAIAAAGHEVANHSYSHEPWLHRYDRQRLEAELVRTEDAIVAAGAPRPKGFRGPGYSLTSDLVRMLDERGYAYDASTLPTWIGPLARAYHNRGVESADEGQEQLFGGFSQVRAPVGAYRWRVGDHARLVELPVTTMPLLRLPFHGTYLLRLYEASPRLARRYFATALRLCLLRGVTPSLLLHPTDVLDGSEAPGLEFFPGMGLRGARKVELLQWVLAELRRHFELAGVGAHVARLQVGGVARVRDSGCLAAGA; encoded by the coding sequence GTGCCGGGTGAACCGTCCGCCAGACCGGTGGCCAGCGTCTCGCTGGACCTCGACAACCTCTGGGCCTACCTGAAGACACACGGCGACTCCCGCTGGGAGGACCGGCCGAGCTACCTGGGCACGGCCGTGCCCCGACTGCTGGAGCTGTTCGGCGAGCACCAGTTGTCCACCACCGTCTTCGTGGTGGGTGCCGACGTGGTGCGCGACGACGGGGCCGGTGCGGTCGCCGCGATCGCCGCCGCCGGGCACGAGGTCGCCAACCACTCCTACTCCCACGAACCCTGGCTGCACCGCTACGACCGGCAGCGGCTGGAAGCGGAACTCGTGCGCACCGAGGACGCCATCGTCGCCGCGGGCGCGCCCCGGCCGAAGGGCTTCCGCGGCCCCGGATACAGCCTCACGAGCGACCTCGTGCGGATGCTCGACGAGCGCGGCTACGCCTACGACGCCAGCACGCTGCCGACCTGGATCGGCCCGCTCGCCCGGGCGTACCACAACCGGGGCGTCGAATCGGCGGACGAGGGCCAGGAACAGTTGTTCGGCGGCTTCTCCCAGGTGCGGGCGCCGGTCGGCGCCTACCGCTGGCGCGTCGGCGACCACGCCCGGCTGGTCGAACTCCCCGTGACGACGATGCCGTTGCTGCGCCTGCCTTTCCACGGCACCTACCTGCTCCGCCTGTACGAAGCTTCGCCCCGGTTGGCACGCCGGTACTTCGCCACCGCCCTGCGGCTGTGCCTGCTGCGCGGGGTCACCCCGTCGCTGCTGCTGCACCCGACGGACGTGCTCGACGGTTCGGAGGCACCCGGCCTGGAGTTCTTCCCCGGCATGGGACTGCGGGGTGCCCGGAAGGTCGAACTGCTGCAGTGGGTGCTGGCCGAACTGCGGCGGCACTTCGAACTCGCCGGGGTGGGTGCGCACGTCGCGCGGCTGCAGGTGGGCGGGGTCGCCCGCGTGCGTGATTCCGGGTGCCTGGCAGCCGGGGCATGA
- a CDS encoding O-antigen ligase family protein, protein MNDAGTGTRLLRVLACSTVALAPVEGYLIAVHPHLAKVPVVLLAVVWAVVRVRARQAPVPHPVHLVLLVLTATVLAAAAVHVAEPFALAYTLRWLPFVLTTVILIDLVSREVPIRALLAAAVAGAVVAGGGALYSLVVEGRTRASGPMTDPNDLSYVLVAAVPLVVALVPEERRRGRAVAVLAAVVLIAGAAATFSRGGGLALLAATIWLVARRAVPVRVLAGVGAVVLGLGAVAAWFSGTELARASSEKAFIAQSNVDTRELRWQVAARMLADSPVFGTGPGGFRSEYTPVSRLAEIGEQTPVAHNMYLEVGAELGLPGLLAFFGVLAVAGLATERALRHGADRRLVVPLQASLLAVLVASIFLSQQYYLALWFVVALACAAELMTRRRETVEHARPARDQ, encoded by the coding sequence ATGAACGACGCCGGCACCGGCACGCGGTTGCTCCGCGTGCTGGCCTGTTCGACGGTGGCGCTCGCCCCGGTCGAGGGTTACCTGATCGCCGTGCACCCCCACCTGGCGAAGGTGCCGGTGGTGCTGCTCGCGGTGGTCTGGGCCGTGGTCCGGGTCCGGGCGCGGCAGGCACCGGTCCCGCACCCGGTGCACCTGGTCCTCCTCGTGCTCACCGCGACGGTCTTGGCCGCCGCCGCGGTGCACGTGGCGGAGCCGTTCGCGCTGGCCTACACGCTGCGCTGGCTGCCGTTCGTGCTGACCACGGTCATCCTGATCGACCTGGTCTCGCGCGAGGTGCCGATCCGGGCGCTGCTCGCCGCCGCGGTCGCCGGGGCGGTGGTGGCCGGCGGGGGCGCGCTGTACAGCCTGGTCGTCGAAGGCAGGACGCGGGCCAGCGGGCCGATGACCGATCCGAACGACCTTTCCTACGTACTGGTCGCGGCCGTACCGCTGGTCGTCGCGCTGGTCCCGGAGGAGCGGCGGCGCGGGCGGGCGGTCGCGGTGCTCGCGGCCGTGGTGCTGATCGCCGGTGCCGCGGCCACGTTCTCCCGCGGCGGCGGTCTCGCCCTGCTCGCCGCGACGATCTGGCTGGTGGCCCGCCGTGCGGTGCCGGTGCGGGTGCTCGCCGGGGTGGGCGCGGTGGTGCTCGGGCTCGGCGCGGTGGCCGCCTGGTTCTCCGGCACCGAACTGGCCAGGGCGAGCAGCGAGAAGGCCTTCATCGCCCAGTCCAATGTGGATACCCGCGAACTGCGCTGGCAGGTCGCCGCGCGGATGCTGGCGGACAGCCCGGTGTTCGGCACCGGGCCGGGCGGGTTCCGCAGCGAGTACACCCCGGTGTCGCGGCTGGCCGAGATCGGTGAGCAGACCCCGGTGGCGCACAACATGTACCTCGAAGTGGGCGCGGAACTCGGGTTGCCCGGGCTGCTCGCCTTCTTCGGCGTGCTCGCGGTGGCGGGGCTCGCCACCGAGCGCGCCCTGCGTCACGGCGCGGACCGGCGGCTGGTGGTGCCGTTGCAGGCCAGCCTGCTCGCCGTGCTCGTGGCTTCGATCTTCCTGTCCCAGCAGTACTACCTGGCCCTGTGGTTCGTGGTCGCGCTGGCGTGCGCGGCCGAACTGATGACCCGGCGAAGAGAAACGGTTGAACATGCGCGTCCTGCACGTGATCAGTGA
- a CDS encoding glycosyltransferase translates to MRVLHVISEMGTGGAEALVGEMVHRGPGFGWTSGVASGGGHRAEALGAQGVPLFTVPIARRTAGGVLRAARLTRTAVRKFRPDVVIAHNVSASVSAKLAIIGQRVPLLTVFHGVAEADYRTSARILRRTSDVVVAVAPVIAGRLRSAGLPRPKVIRNAVALPSEVDSREAVRASLRLPAGVPVALCLARLEPQKRHDVLLEAWAKVSGDAILLIAGDGSLREELLEHSADLGLGDRVRFLGDRTDGPALLAAADVTVLTSDWEGLPIALLESLAAERPVVATDVDGVREVLSAGGGLLVPPGEPDAVAQALRKMLDDPGERSCAAAAGLATIRREYHPDALMESYDELLRSDLLGGRR, encoded by the coding sequence ATGCGCGTCCTGCACGTGATCAGTGAGATGGGTACCGGGGGAGCCGAGGCCCTCGTCGGTGAGATGGTCCACCGCGGACCCGGCTTCGGCTGGACCTCCGGGGTGGCCAGCGGCGGCGGTCATCGAGCCGAAGCGCTGGGCGCCCAAGGGGTTCCGCTGTTCACCGTGCCCATCGCGCGGCGGACGGCGGGCGGGGTGCTCCGGGCCGCCCGCCTGACGAGAACCGCGGTCCGGAAGTTCCGGCCGGACGTGGTGATCGCGCACAACGTTTCGGCGAGCGTGTCGGCGAAACTGGCGATCATCGGGCAGCGGGTGCCGCTGCTGACGGTCTTCCACGGCGTCGCCGAAGCCGACTACCGCACCTCGGCCCGGATCCTCCGGCGGACCTCCGACGTGGTGGTCGCGGTGGCCCCGGTGATCGCCGGGCGGCTGCGCTCGGCCGGGCTGCCCCGCCCGAAGGTGATCCGCAACGCCGTCGCGCTGCCGTCCGAAGTGGACTCGCGGGAGGCGGTCCGCGCGTCGCTCAGGCTGCCTGCCGGGGTGCCGGTCGCCCTCTGCCTGGCCCGGCTGGAACCGCAGAAGCGCCACGACGTGCTGCTGGAGGCCTGGGCGAAGGTCAGCGGGGACGCCATCCTCCTCATCGCCGGGGACGGCAGCCTGCGTGAGGAACTCCTGGAGCACAGCGCGGACCTCGGCCTCGGCGACCGGGTCCGGTTCCTGGGCGATCGCACCGACGGGCCCGCGTTGCTCGCCGCGGCGGACGTCACCGTGCTGACCAGTGACTGGGAAGGCCTGCCCATCGCCCTGCTCGAGTCGCTGGCCGCCGAGCGGCCGGTGGTGGCGACCGACGTCGACGGGGTGCGCGAGGTGCTCAGCGCGGGCGGCGGCCTGCTGGTCCCGCCGGGCGAACCGGACGCGGTGGCCCAGGCGTTGCGCAAGATGCTGGACGACCCCGGCGAGCGCAGTTGCGCCGCCGCCGCGGGCTTGGCGACCATCCGGCGCGAGTACCACCCGGACGCGCTGATGGAGTCCTACGACGAACTGCTGCGCTCGGACCTGCTCGGCGGCCGCCGATGA
- a CDS encoding glycosyltransferase 87 family protein: protein MTVRHRVLALLALAVGVFGAWRALRPAQEVPLPTTANEAEERMQDFRDALYFPIREFLDGGNPYHPAAMFAQWPVRQDFNLYQPYHLALHLPFALPGYRVGAVAFAVVSLLLLVALAYLTAVRLRPYVPMVVGTAVPAALLVSSQVGKAQLYVGQVNPLVAVGAAGALLVRESHPRWASAALAFAWLKPQFGLPLTILLCCRGSRKVAGYGTLAAAVASLPVLVLLVVNAGGVGPFAETIVANLVHARGTSYGAVDSVTAQRIDLPAVLFRATGFLLPGGELLALVGVLAVSAVLVRRLDRLGDPDAGAVADLLVGLAVVVCVVHQPGDILIAVPALALTAVVWWRRRREPGWGLLGVAVVASIVPFAHLHVFDVALVAVFGERAAVTVDGLAVVCAWLALAVFGLRLHRRAREKAAPHEVAA, encoded by the coding sequence ATGACCGTGCGCCACCGCGTGCTCGCCCTGCTGGCGCTGGCCGTCGGCGTCTTCGGTGCCTGGCGTGCGCTGCGCCCGGCCCAGGAGGTGCCGCTGCCCACCACGGCCAACGAAGCCGAAGAACGCATGCAGGACTTCCGCGACGCGCTGTACTTCCCGATCCGGGAGTTCCTCGACGGCGGCAATCCGTACCACCCGGCCGCGATGTTCGCGCAGTGGCCGGTCCGCCAGGACTTCAACCTGTACCAGCCCTACCACCTGGCCCTGCACCTGCCGTTCGCGCTGCCCGGCTACCGGGTGGGCGCGGTGGCCTTCGCCGTGGTCTCGTTGCTGCTGCTGGTCGCGCTGGCGTATCTGACCGCCGTCCGCCTGCGCCCGTACGTGCCGATGGTGGTCGGTACCGCGGTCCCGGCGGCGTTGCTGGTGAGCAGCCAGGTCGGCAAGGCGCAGCTCTACGTGGGGCAGGTGAACCCGCTGGTCGCGGTCGGCGCGGCGGGCGCGCTCCTGGTGCGGGAGAGCCATCCGCGGTGGGCGTCCGCGGCGCTCGCCTTCGCCTGGCTGAAGCCGCAGTTCGGCTTGCCGTTGACGATCCTGTTGTGCTGCCGCGGTTCCCGGAAGGTGGCCGGGTACGGCACGCTCGCCGCGGCCGTCGCCAGCCTGCCGGTGCTGGTGCTGCTCGTGGTGAACGCCGGTGGAGTGGGGCCGTTCGCCGAAACCATCGTGGCGAACCTCGTGCACGCGCGCGGCACCAGCTACGGCGCGGTCGATTCGGTGACCGCCCAGCGCATCGACCTTCCCGCGGTGTTGTTCCGCGCCACGGGTTTCCTGCTGCCCGGCGGGGAACTGCTGGCGCTCGTGGGAGTCCTCGCCGTCAGCGCGGTGCTGGTGCGCCGCCTGGACCGGCTGGGTGATCCCGACGCCGGGGCGGTGGCCGACCTGCTCGTCGGCCTCGCGGTGGTGGTCTGCGTGGTGCACCAGCCCGGCGACATCCTGATCGCGGTGCCCGCGCTGGCGTTGACCGCGGTGGTGTGGTGGCGACGGCGGCGTGAACCCGGCTGGGGTCTGCTCGGGGTCGCGGTGGTGGCGTCGATCGTGCCGTTCGCGCACCTGCACGTGTTCGACGTGGCCCTGGTTGCGGTGTTCGGTGAGCGCGCGGCGGTCACCGTGGACGGTCTCGCCGTGGTGTGTGCCTGGCTCGCGCTGGCGGTGTTCGGGCTGCGGCTGCACCGGCGTGCCCGGGAAAAGGCCGCGCCGCACGAGGTCGCCGCGTGA
- a CDS encoding oligosaccharide flippase family protein encodes MNDRLAAAAVRGSLWLGLVNLLSKSSQILVTLVLAAWFSEGELGVVTLVVAVVNIGQVVQSMGVYDLISRTEREPRRMAGTVLTLSVGTAGALAVVVLLVAEPAAAALGAPAAAPLLGLAALSLPFSAAGGVQMGLMHRDLDFRKRLLPDAGGAVLGAAVTVVLAALGDGPRALVLGLLCAAVAQPVLGVLVGVRVRFRWEPAAVTEAVRWIAVVGPAAIVAILLVNVDYLLLGHLLGADAVGRYSLAYRIAWVPYITVAIVLGAVAFPVYSKLIRTGCREELPTAVSRFTRAVLVLTGGLYLLAAVLGDRVVLLGERWAPAAGPLVALCFYGLAISLLHGWYEAIRATGRTRLYLALQAGHLLVLVVMLVLLTRHGVLAAAVAQAVAAWLLVPVTWWALVRLDLAQPLPELGGTAARVVLAGLVAGGGVVLLDRSGFFGPPTSITGSCVAAVVLLLGYTAVSLAAHRGAVRELRDLRHTTSGGRR; translated from the coding sequence GTGAACGACCGGCTGGCCGCCGCCGCGGTGCGGGGGTCGTTGTGGCTGGGCCTGGTGAACCTGCTGAGCAAGTCCAGCCAGATCCTGGTCACCCTGGTGCTGGCGGCGTGGTTCAGCGAGGGCGAACTCGGCGTGGTGACCCTGGTGGTCGCCGTGGTCAACATCGGCCAGGTCGTGCAGTCCATGGGCGTCTACGACCTGATCAGCCGGACCGAACGCGAGCCACGGCGGATGGCGGGCACCGTGCTCACCCTGAGCGTGGGGACCGCAGGCGCGCTCGCCGTGGTGGTCCTGCTCGTCGCGGAACCGGCCGCCGCCGCGCTCGGCGCTCCCGCCGCGGCACCCCTGCTCGGGCTCGCCGCGCTGAGCCTGCCGTTCTCCGCGGCCGGTGGCGTGCAGATGGGCCTGATGCACCGGGATCTCGACTTCCGCAAGCGGTTGCTGCCGGACGCCGGTGGCGCGGTGCTCGGCGCGGCGGTGACGGTCGTGCTGGCGGCACTCGGCGACGGACCGCGGGCGCTGGTGCTCGGCCTGCTGTGTGCCGCGGTCGCGCAGCCGGTGCTCGGCGTGCTCGTGGGCGTCCGGGTGCGCTTCCGGTGGGAACCGGCGGCGGTGACCGAGGCCGTGCGCTGGATCGCGGTGGTCGGCCCGGCCGCGATCGTGGCCATCCTGCTGGTGAACGTCGACTACCTGCTCCTCGGGCACCTGCTCGGCGCGGACGCGGTGGGCCGGTACTCACTGGCCTACCGGATCGCCTGGGTCCCCTACATCACCGTGGCGATCGTGCTCGGTGCGGTGGCTTTTCCCGTCTACAGCAAGCTGATCCGCACCGGCTGCCGCGAGGAACTGCCCACGGCGGTCTCCCGGTTCACCCGGGCGGTGCTGGTGCTGACCGGCGGGCTGTACCTGCTCGCCGCCGTGCTCGGCGACCGCGTGGTGCTGCTGGGCGAGCGGTGGGCCCCGGCCGCCGGACCGCTGGTCGCGCTGTGCTTCTACGGCCTGGCGATCAGCCTGCTGCACGGCTGGTACGAGGCGATCAGGGCGACCGGGCGGACGCGGCTCTACCTGGCGCTGCAGGCCGGTCACCTGCTCGTGCTGGTGGTCATGCTGGTGCTGCTCACCCGCCACGGGGTGCTCGCCGCCGCCGTGGCGCAGGCCGTGGCCGCCTGGCTGCTGGTGCCGGTCACCTGGTGGGCGCTGGTGCGGCTGGACCTGGCGCAGCCGCTGCCCGAACTCGGCGGCACGGCCGCGCGGGTGGTGCTGGCGGGACTCGTTGCCGGTGGTGGCGTGGTGCTGCTCGACCGGTCCGGGTTCTTCGGCCCGCCGACTTCGATCACCGGCAGCTGCGTGGCGGCCGTGGTGCTGCTGCTCGGGTACACCGCGGTCTCGCTGGCCGCCCATCGCGGTGCCGTCCGTGAACTGCGCGACCTGCGCCACACGACTTCTGGAGGACGACGGTGA
- a CDS encoding glycosyltransferase has product MTQPVDAGVAAVVLGLAEDQRARGWQVDLVCPPSGWLVEQARSRDIEVHPWPATRAPGPGLARETLRLRRILRELEPEVVHLHSSKAGLAGRLALRGGLPTLFQPHLWSFQTAGGPLRRICLRWEAFASRWTHQLVCVSDDELGAGRAAGVAAPAEVVCNGVDTERLHPAARAAARRRLGFPVTAPTAVCVGRLAHLKGQDQLLTAWPSVLAEVPDARLVLVGAGPLGQAWRDNHPVAGHPSVLWWGHGDRAADFYAAADVVVLPSRAEGMALVPLEAMACARPVVAFDVGGVRESVGDTGTVVPPGDLAALAEGITARLADPGLAAAEGRRARARAVNLFDHRRMAEQTATLAEKVAGEGAAAR; this is encoded by the coding sequence GTGACCCAGCCGGTGGATGCCGGGGTGGCCGCGGTCGTCCTGGGCCTGGCCGAGGACCAGCGGGCCCGCGGCTGGCAGGTCGACCTCGTGTGCCCGCCTTCGGGGTGGCTGGTGGAGCAGGCGCGCAGCCGGGACATCGAGGTGCACCCGTGGCCCGCGACCCGGGCGCCCGGGCCCGGGCTCGCGCGGGAAACCCTGCGCCTGCGCCGGATCCTCCGCGAGCTCGAGCCGGAAGTGGTGCACCTGCACAGTTCCAAGGCCGGGCTGGCGGGCAGGCTGGCCCTGCGTGGTGGCCTGCCGACCCTCTTCCAGCCGCACCTGTGGTCCTTCCAGACCGCGGGCGGCCCGCTGCGCCGGATCTGCCTGCGCTGGGAGGCGTTCGCGTCGAGGTGGACGCACCAGCTGGTGTGCGTGAGCGACGACGAGCTCGGCGCCGGGCGCGCCGCCGGGGTGGCCGCGCCCGCCGAGGTGGTGTGCAACGGCGTGGACACCGAGCGCCTGCACCCCGCGGCCAGGGCCGCCGCCCGGCGCCGCCTCGGCTTCCCGGTCACCGCGCCCACCGCGGTGTGCGTGGGCAGGCTGGCTCACCTCAAGGGACAGGACCAGCTGCTCACCGCCTGGCCGTCGGTGCTCGCCGAGGTCCCGGACGCCCGGCTGGTGCTGGTCGGCGCGGGACCGCTGGGCCAGGCGTGGCGCGACAACCATCCCGTGGCCGGGCACCCGTCGGTGCTGTGGTGGGGACACGGGGATCGTGCGGCGGACTTCTACGCCGCCGCCGACGTGGTCGTGCTGCCCTCGCGGGCGGAGGGCATGGCGCTGGTACCGCTGGAGGCCATGGCGTGCGCTCGCCCGGTGGTCGCCTTCGACGTCGGCGGGGTGCGGGAAAGCGTCGGTGACACCGGCACGGTGGTACCGCCCGGTGACCTGGCGGCGCTCGCCGAGGGGATCACCGCCCGGCTGGCCGATCCCGGGCTCGCCGCCGCGGAAGGGCGCCGGGCCAGGGCACGCGCGGTGAACCTGTTCGACCACCGGCGGATGGCGGAACAGACCGCCACCCTGGCCGAAAAGGTCGCCGGTGAAGGGGCGGCGGCCCGGTGA
- a CDS encoding glycosyltransferase family 4 protein, translated as MNRRPRIAYLLTQDRGGPVDLTVRLATALTESDAAEVRVFGPPPARGAELLNGDFEEISVPRKGDLAAGRRARAVLHAWRPDVVHAQDRRAGLVSASLPRRKGGPAAVVHTYHGVPDDVSEEWFRGEPSASPPSPYTRVVLAADAVVARTVRHTLVPAAAMGDFLHTRLRVPAKRLRHIDNCVEPLPCLPPVGPVRHLLFVGLLVERKGVLDLLRALASPGTMPADARLTIVGDGPQRAEVERAAAQSPLAGRVDVLGFRSDVPAQLAAADALVLPSTMEQQPLVVAEAMMAGKPVLATDTGGVADMLDAPGATRYLAEPGDVPDLAARLRDLFADPDPARTGHALAQAARVKFDPAVCARRHLELYQSILDTR; from the coding sequence GTGAACCGCCGCCCGCGCATCGCCTACCTGCTGACCCAGGACCGGGGCGGCCCGGTGGACCTGACCGTGCGCCTGGCCACCGCGCTGACCGAGTCCGATGCCGCCGAAGTGCGGGTCTTCGGCCCGCCGCCCGCGCGGGGAGCGGAGCTGCTGAACGGCGACTTCGAGGAGATCTCCGTCCCGCGCAAGGGAGACTTGGCCGCCGGCCGGCGGGCACGTGCGGTGCTGCACGCCTGGCGGCCCGACGTGGTGCACGCCCAGGACCGCCGCGCCGGGCTGGTCAGCGCGAGCCTGCCCCGGCGCAAGGGCGGCCCGGCGGCGGTGGTCCACACCTACCACGGCGTACCGGACGACGTCTCCGAAGAATGGTTCCGCGGTGAGCCCTCGGCGAGTCCGCCGTCGCCCTACACCAGGGTGGTGCTGGCGGCCGACGCGGTCGTCGCCCGGACCGTGCGGCACACGCTGGTCCCCGCGGCGGCGATGGGCGACTTCCTCCACACGCGACTCCGGGTTCCGGCGAAGCGCCTGCGGCACATCGACAACTGCGTCGAACCCCTGCCGTGCCTGCCGCCGGTCGGACCCGTGCGGCACCTGCTCTTCGTCGGCCTGCTGGTGGAGCGCAAGGGCGTGCTCGACCTGCTGCGAGCTTTGGCGTCCCCGGGCACCATGCCGGCGGACGCGCGGCTGACCATCGTCGGCGATGGGCCCCAGCGCGCGGAGGTGGAACGAGCGGCCGCCCAGTCGCCCTTGGCCGGGCGGGTGGACGTGCTCGGGTTCCGCTCCGACGTGCCCGCCCAGCTCGCCGCGGCCGACGCGCTGGTCCTGCCGTCCACTATGGAACAGCAGCCGCTGGTGGTGGCCGAGGCGATGATGGCGGGCAAGCCGGTGCTGGCCACGGACACCGGCGGGGTGGCGGACATGCTGGACGCCCCGGGCGCCACGCGGTACCTGGCCGAGCCCGGCGATGTCCCGGACCTGGCCGCTCGGCTCCGTGATCTGTTCGCCGACCCGGACCCGGCGAGGACCGGGCACGCCCTCGCCCAAGCCGCCCGCGTGAAGTTCGACCCGGCGGTGTGCGCGCGGCGTCACCTGGAGCTGTACCAGTCCATTCTGGACACGCGCTAG